CCAGTTTGGTTGGAACATGaataaaaaaggtttttctaatattagaaaattgatttaaagttttattatttttccaattattattattaataatattaaaatatttataaatgttataaaaaacattatcaatttcatataaaaatacaagttatatttagtatttttaaaaaatcatcatctCCATATTTGTGTTTAAATATAtgaacaaacaaaaaaaaaaaaaaaaaaaaaaaaaaaaaaaaactatttactaatttttaaGTAAAATACAGTTTATACTATttgttatttgttatttattaattgagcATTTCTAAAAATACTCGAGagattttataatattttataaagaaaTGTTTTCTAATTCTTTGCAGAGGTTTAAATCTGGTGAAATAAAATCACTTGTATCATGTGCACCAAAAGATACTCTATGCCATAActttccaaaaaataaatggatGTTCTTGGAATGGTAAATGATAACCTTTcctttattatctttaacaTGAGATTGTTTTACTTTGAAATTTgtgattattattggtaaaaTATATGCTTCTttgtaatgattttttaaattgacaCAATTTTcataaatgttttttataGCTTCTTTACCAAGATAGGTATcacaatttgaaaatttagtATAAATAACAACCATTAAATGCTTTTTACCACCACTTAAGTTTGACAATTCAAAACAAATTCTTATATCGAAGCTTGTTTTTCCATAACCTAATAAATTAACTGAATTGGTATTATTCGAATAAATATGTTCCTTGTTGTCCTCTGTTTTTGTTAAGCCAAATCTTATTGCATCTTGTGGATCTGTGATTTCTAATTTATCGTTGGATCTAAATATATTCtgaaaatgttaataaaatattcaatattgaaaaaagtGTAATAAAATATGTTTCTGATATCTTACCTATATAACCATTTGGAGGTATGTTGATATAATATAACATTACGTATCTTTACTTCAATAACTGCTAACTCATGACTAATATCATTATCCAATGGAAAAAATTTGactaattttgaaattgtattATTGCTACTTTCGACAAAggtgttgattttgttgaggATAAGAATTGCTATATTTTCTTCAAATGGGGTAGATTTAGTATAATCGATTAAAGGgaattttgttaatttttctaaatgtgatatttttaatttttgtgcAATTTTATAAAGACCAAAAATTGGTACAAATATGACATTTCCTTCAACCGCTTCGTCATATTGAAGGAATAAGTGGCCAGTGTACGACCAATATTCTATGGTTTTGTCGCATACTATGGTGCTCCAACTTACTGGTATCCTGCAAATAGAGAGATATAAAATAGTTTCCCAGAATTTATTATCTACTATTTTAACAGATTGAACTTTTTTAACCAACTCTATTCCAAGACCACTGATGAAAGATGGAATGTCTATATCGTCTTTTTCAatgtttttcattaattctaAATCCAATAACCACTGAAGGTATCTTGGAATTACACCAAGATCTCTAATAAAtatgataaataatttatcttcTAATATTGTGGTCGTTGGTTTATTCTGGAGTATTGGTATATTAAATCTATGTTTGATTATATCTTTACAAGATTCATAGCTTAATGGTGTTAAagtaattgatttataaGTCCACTGTGAGAGATGAATTTCGTGTTGTAAAATTGTTGTGGTACCAGTTAATATTGGAATTATAAAAACATTACTAAGGGAGGCATCAGATTGGTCGGTTCCTTTACATCTATAAAATCCCAACAATTCTATCATTTGCTTTATaaaatgttgattttgtGTACAAGCTATTTCGTGTGCCATGGGAAATTCATCCAAGTGGATAAGAATAGAGAGAGTGTTTTTACCTCCATGACCATGGTCACGACTATACAACTTAGAAATATAATGCAAAACATTTTTTACAGTAAACAAATGTTTCTCTTCTGtgtataaatttaaatttgatccAGCCAATGATGAACCTAAAACTCCTCTGATGAATAATCTTTTTGCGAGAGCCACTTGACAGGTATCTTCTTTTACttcttcaattgaaattgcaTCACCGCCACCGTTGAAGTcaataaatatatacattAAATTCTTCATTGTTTCTGctaattctttatttctcTTCCATTGATTactctttaaaaaattccaaCACTCTCTGCCAAATCTTGTTTTACCAATACCAGAACCAGTTAAACATTGTAAAAAGTAGTGATTTACTCTTTCTTTATCATTTGCAATAAAATAGTTGAACAtttcaatcaaataattttcgatttctttaaattggTTTTCTCTATCTTTTAATGGGAGATCAATACTactatcaattgatttagttTCAACCATATTTTGCATTAATTTATGTAACTCTTCTAAATCTATAAGTTTTATTAGaggatttaaataattattagtatttctaattagaattaatttttaatgatgTTAAATGAAATACTTTGAGCTGGCTTtctttttatgaaaaaattgaatttagtTTCTGTAGGTGGAATTGGAGCTTCAATATGTGTTATGGTAGGTAATAAACTAAGCTTGTGATGAGGGTGATCTATTATGCATTTTTCGCATAATAAAATCTTACACTGTTTACAATATAAAAGTATATCATTTTCTATAAATTGACAATTATGTTTATATGTACTTATATCATCatttaacattttatttgaaaaaaaaaaaaaaaagagtgtactataaaataaaaaaatgggtgtgatataaaatttatagtttttctgaataaaagaaaaaaaaaaaaaaaaaaaatagtaaattttatgtctttttttttttttttttttttactttttttgggttttttttttttttttttttttttggaggggaattatttttgaaaaaccagttttaaatgataataaaactatttattCATCAAATCTTTCTATAAATccaaattaaaacttttttagtTTGTTCTTTAAAATCTAATGGTACTTCCATAACAGTTCTAGATATACCAACAAATCTTCTTCTCTTTCTAAAATTAATCCAATCACCTAATAAAATTCCCtccaaatttacaaattcacCATATGGAAATGAAAATGTTATTAAAACAAGTCATAATTTAATGGACGATTTggattatcttttaaaattaataatgtggatttattcttttcaattgGATGTCATCATAACTCtatgataattattttcttttgttttaattaatttatttccaaATATTGGTAGTTggtttgattaaaaaataagaatcaAATTCATAATGTAAACCATATAAAAATgaccaaatattaaataaacaaaataatttctttcaacaacaccaattaattctaccattttcattttcattttcattttgaattGTTGATGTTAAATTTTGTATTGGTGGTGTTGAATACAtaatatttgtttgttttagttttgattttaaaggtggtgaatgtttttaaataaaaaatgttttgttgtttcatttaattgatgtTTCTTCTTAAGATGTACCACCAGTTTGGTTGGaatatgaataaaaaaaggttttcTAATATTAGAAAATcgatttaaagttttattattttcccaattattattattaatagtatttttaatatatataaatgttATGAAaaacattatcaatttcatataaaaatacaagtttatttattatttgtaacaAATCATCATCTCCATATTTGTGTTTAAATATAtgaacaaacaaaaaaaaaaaaaaaaaaaaaaaaaaaaaaaaactatttactaatttttaaGTAAAATACAGTTTATACTATttgttatttgttatttattaattgagcattttctaaaattactcgagagtttttaaaatataaataaatattttataaagaaaTGTTTTCTAATCCTTTATAGAGATTTAAATCTGGTGAAATAAAATCACCTATATCATGTGCGCCAAATGATACTCTATGCCATAActttccaaaaaataaatggatGTTATTGGAATGGTAAATGATAAGTTTACCTTTAAAATCTTCAAGATGAGATGGATTTACTTTGAGATTAgtgattattattggtaaaaTATATGCTTCCTTGTAATGCTTTTCTAAATTAATACAATTTTCATAAATGTTTTCTATAGCTTCTTTACCAAGATAGGAACCACATGATGAAAATTTAGTATTAATAACAACCATTTTATACTTTTTACCAATATGATCATTTGGCAATTCGAAACAAATTCTTATATCGAAGTTTGTATTTCCACTAGCTAATAAATTAACCGGTTTGATGTTATTCGAAGAAATATATACGGTGTTAGCTTCAGTTTTTGCTGAGCCAAATTTTATTGCCTTTTGTGAATCTgagatttcaaatttatcgtTGGATCTAAATACATTCtgaaaatgttaataaaattttcaatactataaaaaagtataataaaatatgttTCTGATATCTTACCTATATAACCATTTGGAGGTATGTTGATATAATATAACATTACCTATCTTTACTTCGATAAGTGCTAATTCATGACTAATGTCATTATCCAATggaaaaaatttgaaattgtattATTGCTACTTTCGACAAAggtgttgattttgttgaggATAAGAATTGCTGTATTTTCTTCAAATGGAGTAGATTTAGTATAATCGATTAAAGGgaattttgttaatttttctaaatgtgatatttttaatttttgtgcAATTTTATAAAGACCAAAAATTGGTACAAATATGACATTTCCTTCAACCGCTTCGTCATATTGAAGGAATAAGTGGCCAGTGTACGACCAATATTCTATGGTTTTGTCGCATACTATGGTGCTCCAACTTACTGGTATCCTGCAAATAGAGAGATATAAAATAGTTTCCCAGAATTTATTATCTACTATTTTAACAGATTGAACTTTTTTAACCAACTCTATTCCAAGACCACTGATGAAAGATGGAATGTCTATATCGTCTTTTTCAatgtttttcattaattctaAATCCAATAACCACTCAAGGTATCTTGGAATTACACCAAGATCTCTAATAAAtatgataaataatttatcttcTAATATTGTGGTGGTTGGTTTATTCTGGAGTATTGGTATTAAATCTATgcttgataatttatttacaagATTCATAGCTTAATGGTGTTAAagtaattgatttataaGTCCACTGTGAGAGATGAATTTCTTGTTGTAAAATTGTTAGGATCTagcgatttttttttttttttattttttttttttatttttttttctttatttatttattatttttaattttttttttttattatcattattatttttatttttattattattattatggtataatgatttaacaaatttttttattttttatttttatttttttttattatatattaatatttatattatttttattattttttttttttattttttattttttatttttttttaatttcaaaatttttttaaaaaacgaataaatgaaaattataatatgatAACCTCATATGTATTCTCGagaattataataaaaggAAATACAagtaaaattgtaaattcttttttattttcaaataaatgtaataataataataataatagttttttgaataatgaaaataaaagtaatagtTTTATTGGAAAATTTCTTTATCAGACGAAATCATTTTACACAACAAATAAAGACGATAATGAAAAagtaaaaagtaaaataaagaaatcaaaaaaattaaataacatAAATGGTACTAGTataaaagatgaagaaaaaaagaaattaaaaggtgctaaaataaaaaatcaatttgaatCTCAATTTACTGATCCAACCATTTTCAATGAatgtagtaataataataataatgatgatgacaaTGATGAAGCAGGATATCAATTTATTACAGTTCCAACTAAATTTAAAGAGTATAATAGCaatgaagaagaaaatgGTGGAATAAAAGAAGATGAAggaaaagaagaagaagatgatgaaaaagaagttactgatattaaagatttaaagaaaCCTATTCCACCAACAAATTTATGTTGTGGTAGTGGTTGTGGTTCATCTTGTGTTTGGGAAGTTTATTTCAATGAAATGgatgaatataataaaaaattaaaaaaaatagatccAAATGCAAAAGAGTTACCACCCGATACttctgatgataatgaagatcCTATGCAATATTTCTTAAAGATGGAAAGATATAATTCAATGCTACAAAATAAGAGAgaagaaaaacaagaaaaagaaagagaaaaagaaagagaaaaagaaagaggaaaaaataattaataaagatgacaaataaaactaaatataatataaacccccatataaattaaattgtgtAAAACATCAccactattttttattttattttattttttatttttatttttaaatttatccaaaaatctttaattacttggtataaatcatttttatccAAAAGTAttgaaattgtaatttttttttttttctttttttttttataatattatgtACTTTATTCTAAAAACACCATTTAAATACTAATTTAGTAATGAAATAGCGTCATGTGTTtcttaaaacaaaaaataaaaataaaaaataaattaaaattaaaaaattaaaaaatttaattttttttcattttggtattttttttttttttttttttacaattgtcaaatctctttttttttttttataaactataattttaacaaatcaaattaattaaatagatcaaataaaatgacaGTGGAtgtaaaaaaagtaataaatcaTAAGATTAAACCAATCGAATATAATCTTACAAGAAAAGATGTTGCATTGTATGCAATTAGTTTAGGATGTGgtaaaaaacatttaaaatttgtttatgAAGGTTCAGATAATTTCTCTGCTTTACCAACATTGGGTGTTATATTTCCTGGCCAAATGATTGTTGTaagttattactattatttattatttattattatttattatttattatttattaattattaattataaattaaaaataggaTGTAATTTCAGAAGGTATTGATGGAATAGAATTTGATCCAATGATGTTATTACATGGTGAACAAGAATTAGAGATTTTAAATGAGATACCAGTTGAAGGAGTATTTGTAACAGAATCAAAGATTACCAATCTCTATGATAAAGGTAAAGGAGCATTATTGATATTACAATGTATTACCTCTGAAAAGTCAAGTGGTAAACCAATATTCAagaatatattttcattctttATTAGAGGTATTGGTGGTTTTGGTGGTGATCGTGGTCCAAATGAAAAACCAATTCAAATTCCAAAAGATAGAGCACCAGATGCAATCAGTAAACAAGCCACCTCTGAAGATCAAGCTGTCATTTATCGTTTGGCTGGTGGTGATTTAAATCCATTACATATCGATCCAGAAATGAGTAAAATCGGTGGTTTTGAAGTACCAATTTTACATGGTCTTTGTACTTATGGTATTGCTTCAAGAGGTGTTTTAGAACACTTTTGTGATAATGATCCAAGTagattaaaatcaattaaaactagATTCACTAAACATGTTTATCCTGGTGAAACTATTGAAACTGAAATGTGGAAAATCAATCCAACAACAATCTTATTCCAATCTAAAACAAATAGAGATGGTAGTTATGTTTTAAGTTCTGGTGTTGCTataattgaaccaattaaaaaaggttctttgtaaaaaaaaaaaaaaaaaaaaaaaaaaaaaaaaaaaattaaaaaataataataataataataaaattttaaagtgtaataataattaataattaataattataattattgataTGTATAaactcttttttatttttttttttattttttattttttttttttttcatacaGATATTAATATCTTAAAATCAaacacataaaaaaaaaaaaaaaaaaatgaaaaattaactATTTTcgacaattaataattaaatctggcctctttttttttaaaaaatattagcccccaattgaaattgtcaaatttaattaataatattttgataTTCCATTTATAGGAATGTaataacaattaattttaaatttgttaaaaatgatgattggaaaaataagaaataaaaaaaactataaaaaaaaaactataaaaacaaagaaaaaaaaaaaaaaatattcattcattcattaaataataaaagaaaaaaaaaaaaaaaaaaaaagataattaaaatgaaattaatatttttggttttagGTTTAATTTTAACCTTAGGTTTAGCATCTGCTCATCATAGAAATAGACATTCTCATGGtaattatgataataataattataataattatcataatggtggtgaaatTGAAGTTCAAGAAGTTGCTGTTGAAAGtcaaattgttgttgaagattATTCATATCATCCATATCAATGCGGTCCATACAATAGATGTAAATTAGGTGAAGTTTGTCAAAGAATTGGTGACCATTGTCAATGTTTACCAATTCCATCATACAAGGATATTTGTTTATCTGTAAAGCAAATTGGTGTATGGCAAGATGGTCAGCGTGGAGGTAAAACCTATTCACAATGGGATATCacaattgaaaatcatagtaataaaaatattagagAAATTTTCATTGGGACTGATTATACTTTTAGATTACGtgataattctttaaattctctTTGGAATATGGTTATGTTACCAAAAGGAATACTTGCTTTACCATCCGTTCAAAACTCAATTAATGCTCATGCATCTTATACttttggttttattattgaCGGTCCTCAATCACCAAATCTTCATATTTTAAGTGTATTAttccaataattaaaaaattaaaataataataattcaatttttgttattttttaaaaaaaaaaaaaaaaaattttaaatttatttaaataaattatatatttcttTATCCCtgttttcaaaatttttaaatttttttttaattaacctttttttttattcgtttaaatttaaatttacaacacATTAAAAAACTTggatatttctttttttaatatatttttatagagatatttacaattatttttatctggATTATATATCTGCTCACTTCATATCTAATTTGgaaagaaaattttaatttgtaataatttacatCTACTAAAAATTTGTAtacatatattttataatttcaacaCAAACCccataataatttgaatttcggggtaatttttttattttttatcaaaaagtGTGAAATTTGGGGTatgaattgaaaattaaatttaatttataacttttaaattaaattaaattaaattaataacctataaaaaaaaaataaaataaaaaaaaagagtataaataaaaataattccgattttttaaaattaaaaaaaaaaaaaaaaaaaaaagttttattattaaaaaaaataaaagttgtttagaaaagtaaaaaaaaaaatatcatcaaaaaatttaaaaaatgaaatcaattctctcaattttatttgcattattattaattgttgctGTTTCAATGggtaataatttagaaaatgaagaatttTACAACATGGAAATTGCTGATGCTGTTTATCCACTATGTAAAAACGGAAAATGTCCAAAAGGTTCTATTTGTATTGACGTCAGAGATACAAAAATATGTTTCccaaatcaataatttttaaaaaaaaactatattttttaataaaactagtttatttaaaaaaaaaaaaaagttaatagtttaaattttattttattttaatttatataaaatgagaaaatatttcttttaaaatactctaatatttttttaatatacaattaattaattattgttagataaaaaatatttaataattaataaaaaaaaaaaaaaaaaaaaaaaaaaaaaaaaaaaaaaaggtatcaCTTTGTTTTTAtcattccaaaaaaaaaaatttaatatggAACCACACAATTGTAAATACACCACCCAAAAAGAACAGAaatagttattatttatttcaatgtgtgagtattaaatttttgaatattatttgtttttatttttttttttttttttttggtgtgtGATTGTTGaagtggtggttgttgtaaatacaaaaaatatttgtaaaataaatattcaatttattCGCACTCATATTTCATATTGCGAtaacttattttttttatttaataaaatttttattattattattattattattattattattaaaattataattttttttttttttatttttttttttttttttatatataatttttttttttttttataaattattgatatatataattaatacatttatcatttataatttttttttttgtttatttgtttattttttattttaaccacattatattattataataattatttaaaagaaaaaatgagaattttatattctttgattgcaattttattaataatttcagtTTCAATGGGAAATGTTCAAGAAACTGAAGGAATTTATTCAAAATGTGTCAAGGGTAAATGTAAAACAAATGAAGTGTGTATTGGTCTAAGAGATGATAAGATTTGTTTCCCAAAGAGTTCAGTTGAAGCTCAACGTCATTTGGAAGCCAATAAAAAAGCTGAATCTAAACCAGCTTCTAAACCAGCAGGTAAACCAGTTTCAAGAGCTGCAAAACCATCTCAAAAAACAGCTGCCCAAAAACAAGCTGCCGCTAAACAAGCTGCTGCCAAAAAAGCTGCCGCCAAACATGATGCTGCCAAACACGATGCTGCCAAACACGATGCCGTTAAACAAGGTGCTGCTAAACAAGGTGCTGCTAAACAAAGTGGAAAAAATGCAGCCAAACCACATCAAGAAGTAAAACCAGTTCCAAGAGCTGCAAAGCCAGCTGTCCATAAACCAGCACAAAAAGTAACTAAACCAGAACCAAAACAAGCCAAACCAGTACCAAGACAAGCCAAACCTTTACCAAAACAAGCTGTAAAACCACAACAAAAAGTTAATCAAAAGGCTTCTCAAAAACACTAAATATTTAACATTAAGTTAATACTTCTATTTGAAaacatattaataaataaaaaaaaaaaaataaaaaaaaaaaaatagattattacattttaaatatatacactaaaaattttatttttatttttatttttaataataatatgataaattgaatttaatcaTATAAATCGGAATCATTTTGATCACTTGAATAATCAATGatatcaccatcattatcataaCCAATATCATAACCAGAACAAGTACCAACAGTGTAATCAGAATCACCACTAAATAAACCACCGCtagttgataatgataattttgcAGTTACagcattatttaaatttgttattGAGGATGAAGATGTTGATAAATCtaatttaccattattttgattttgattttgattttgattttgaatttggttttgattttgttgtaatGGTACTAAGAATTTTGGTATATTTGCAATTggtaaattttgaattattgttAAGATTTGATCAAACGAGGGtctattatttggattttgaTCCCAacaaatttgaattaaatttgacCATCTATGATCAATAGTTTGAGGTAATGGAGGTCTTTCAGCATTTGCAATTTTAAAAGAGGCAGCTATTTGTTCATAATCATGAAATGGTACTCTTCTAGTGAACATTTCATATAGAATCATACCAAAACCAAATACATCAACTTTTTCACTATACTTTTGACCTTTGGTCACCTCTGGTGATCTAAATCTTGGATTACCAATTGATGTCATAGTTTTATCACCAATATCATTCTTAAATCTTGATATACCAAAATCTGCAATCTTTGCAATACCATTTCtatcaattaatatattttgtgATGTTAAATCTCTATGAATAATTTGTGGTTTCAAACTATGTAAATAGTTCATACCATTTGcaatatttaatgataatgtattaattgatggtaatgattgaattatatcattattattattattattattattattattagcacCAGCACCACCAATTGGTAtagtatttaaaattgtatacAAACTACCATTATCACAAAATtctaatactaataataattctttttcttctatACAAGTTGCatataattttacaaaacttgagaaatttgataatttaaccATCAAGACTGCTtccaatataaatttatctCTAATCCATTGATAGGATTTACCAGATTCCAagattttttcaatttttactCTTTTAACAGcaacatttttatttctccATTCCACTAAATATACATCACCAAATGCTCCAGCACCAATCTTTCTAGcggttttaaaattaaattcctCTTTACCAACTATATAACCttcatattttaataacTCAATTGCGATTgtaaaatgattatttaaaactaataaatcaattggtgTATTATTCTCTTTATCTGgtatttgaattgattgttgttgtgtatTACCACCATTTGAAATTCTTAATCCACCAACACTACtactatttgaatttgtaagattattagaattattttgtattgttgttgctgtcgttgttgttattgctgtggttgttgttgttgtcattgttgttgttgttgttgttgttgttgttgttgttgaaggtAATAATGTGGTAGAATTCATTTTTGAATATAGttctaaaaaatatctaattaaatcaatattaccATTAACACAAGCATTATGAATTGGGTATCTACCAttcaaattatcaattgataatcttGCAccagaatttaataaaattttagcCAATGATAAATTACCACTTAATGAAGCTAAATTCAGTggtgtattattactttgaTCCAATgcattaattgttgaatcaTCTATTAAACATTTTACAACATCTACATGACCATTTAAAGAATGATAATGAATTGGTA
This region of Dictyostelium discoideum AX4 chromosome 3 chromosome, whole genome shotgun sequence genomic DNA includes:
- the mfeB gene encoding hypothetical protein (hypothetical peroxisomal multifunctional enzyme 2), whose translation is MTVDVKKVINHKIKPIEYNLTRKDVALYAISLGCGKKHLKFVYEGSDNFSALPTLGVIFPGQMIVDVISEGIDGIEFDPMMLLHGEQELEILNEIPVEGVFVTESKITNLYDKGKGALLILQCITSEKSSGKPIFKNIFSFFIRGIGGFGGDRGPNEKPIQIPKDRAPDAISKQATSEDQAVIYRLAGGDLNPLHIDPEMSKIGGFEVPILHGLCTYGIASRGVLEHFCDNDPSRLKSIKTRFTKHVYPGETIETEMWKINPTTILFQSKTNRDGSYVLSSGVAIIEPIKKGSL
- a CDS encoding HH498 subfamily protein kinase; translation: MSNNKIIESLAILYLNNYINDNDIYSLSLINREFHINIIKDDYFYSTINKNYLFLYIKIFKLLSIKVKLNPNWINIINNNNNINNNNNNNNNNNNNNNNNNNNKIKLIKNNFSVISERLNFLIQCKFNLHRYLDNNDLFITILRGEKLSTLDRIICFSIIYSQDQILLFLLNFILSNINCNNNNNNNNNNNNNNNNNNISNISNSNRLLANNSYNIQFNQQIPTQNELINLNKCLQFSTSTTTTTTTTMVPPFNENILKVYPIYFAIVKVIGGGSLVRFLLSILPNVYNITNVNCKLPITNRSALFYSTTREMTLLLLQLGCNIHDMDYKGMLPIHYHSLNGHVDVVKCLIDDSTINALDQSNNTPLNLASLSGNLSLAKILLNSGARLSIDNLNGRYPIHNACVNGNIDLIRYFLELYSKMNSTTLLPSTTTTTTTTTTTMTTTTTTAITTTTATTIQNNSNNLTNSNSSSVGGLRISNGGNTQQQSIQIPDKENNTPIDLLVLNNHFTIAIELLKYEGYIVGKEEFNFKTARKIGAGAFGDVYLVEWRNKNVAVKRVKIEKILESGKSYQWIRDKFILEAVLMVKLSNFSSFVKLYATCIEEKELLLVLEFCDNGSLYTILNTIPIGGAGANNNNNNNNNNDIIQSLPSINTLSLNIANGMNYLHSLKPQIIHRDLTSQNILIDRNGIAKIADFGISRFKNDIGDKTMTSIGNPRFRSPEVTKGQKYSEKVDVFGFGMILYEMFTRRVPFHDYEQIAASFKIANAERPPLPQTIDHRWSNLIQICWDQNPNNRPSFDQILTIIQNLPIANIPKFLVPLQQNQNQIQNQNQNQNQNNGKLDLSTSSSSITNLNNAVTAKLSLSTSGGLFSGDSDYTVGTCSGYDIGYDNDGDIIDYSSDQNDSDLYD